A DNA window from Ostrea edulis chromosome 5, xbOstEdul1.1, whole genome shotgun sequence contains the following coding sequences:
- the LOC125650897 gene encoding N-acetylated-alpha-linked acidic dipeptidase 2-like, whose product MNPHSQAKRKFILWTLIAAAVGLGFGMIIGRFGFLTDEGNQNAPGISDAIVQDGDPAISSEIISQINSDNIRQYLRELSEFPHLAGTSADYEQAKGLHDFWKSVGLDEVFITPYEVLLSYPDTNDETKMNRIFVYNSTDHVVWQSALYEPILDPSENKSNVVPPFNAYSAPGDINSTDLVYVNYGRVEDYSWLANNTNINITGKIVLVRYGKIFRGDKAHLAHLHGAKGIIMYSDPADYAVDGENSQVYPHDWWLPDTGTQRGTIFLRSGDPLTPGYPATENAYRLNESDPEAQLPKITAHPIGYGVAKTLIGYMGGVEVPDSWKGALNITYRYGGQLKDPGWRVRMRISTKNERRKTYNVFGLIRGRVEPDRYVLLGNHRDAWVFGAIDPSSGTAVMKEVSRVMGNLVQSNKWRPRRTIVFCSWGAEEYGLIGSTEWIEQYVKNLASRAVAYLNVDIAVQGNYSIRSLGTPLLNAAVYDATKKIPNPDQEDATTKTVFDKWLSSFPNVNDNLPRISDMGSGSDYAPFIKQVGLPCLDIRYTYNSNKYKISSYPLYHSKYETFKVLDEIMDRGFKHHRAVGQTWSEIARSLADSLIIPFKVQDYADKLDNLVKQLDADFGDLMRRNGIQFELLHNVSRLFTSETAAFQKSVDSVDKRDPFAIRKINDQLLQLERAFTDPLGLPGRPLARHVLFAESSVNTYAGSSFPGLADGMFEIEGSSDEQSRWNIVEKHFTVILHTIESAASTLRDVSKFMP is encoded by the exons AGAGCTGTCAGAATTCCCCCATCTTGCAGGGACCAGTGCAGATTATGAACAGGCTAAGGGGCTCCATGACTTTTGGAAATCAGTGGGTCTTGATGAAGTGTTCATCACGCCATACGAAGTTCTCTTGTCCTACCCTGATACCAACGACGAAACCAAGATGAATAGGATCTTCGTCTACAATTCGACTGATCACGTGGTTTGGCAGTCTGCCCTCTATGAACCAATATTGGACCCTAGTGAAAACAAGTCAAACGTTGTACCTCCATTTAATGCCTATTCTGCACCTGGGGATATCAATTCA ACAGACTTGGTATATGTGAACTATGGCCGAGTTGAGGATTACAGCTGGCTGGCTAATAACACCAATATCAACATCACGGGAAAAATTGTACTGGTTCGATACGGCAAGATCTTCAGAGGGGACAAG GCCCATCTAGCACACTTGCATGGAGCTAAAGGAATTATTATGTACTCCGACCCCGCAGATTACGCTGTAGACGGTGAAAATTCACAGGTCTATCCTCACGACTGGTGGCTGCCAGATACGGGGACACAGAGGGGGACGATATTTCTTAGAAGCGGCGACCCTCTTACTCCAGGATATCCAGCTACAG AGAATGCATACAGACTTAATGAAAGTGACCCAGAAGCACAACTTCCAAAGATCACAGCTCACCCCATCGGATATGGTGTTGCCAAAACGCTTATTGG GTATATGGGCGGTGTTGAAGTCCCGGACAGCTGGAAGGGAGCACTTAATATAACCTACAGATATGGCGGGCAGTTGAAAGATCCTGGATG GCGGGTGAGAATGAGAATATCTACAAAAAATGAAAGGAGGAAAACCTACAATGTTTTTGGGCTTATCCGAGGAAGAGTTGAACCTG ACAGGTATGTGTTGCTAGGAAACCATCGAGACGCTTGGGTGTTTGGAGCGATCGATCCTTCGAGTGGAACAGCGGTAATGAAAGAGGTGTCCCGAGTGATGGGAAACCTTGTTCAATCAA ACAAATGGCGTCCACGGAGAACGATTGTGTTCTGTAGCTGGGGTGCAGAAGAATACGGACTGATAGGATCTACTGAATGGATAGAG CAATACGTGAAGAATCTCGCCTCTCGTGCTGTTGCCTATTTGAATGTGGATATTGCAGTACAAG GTAATTATTCGATTCGATCACTCGGCACACCACTTTTAAATGCTGCTGTATATGATGCAACAAAAAAGATTCCAAACCCTGATCAGGAAGACGCCACAACGAAAACTGTCTTTGACAAGTGGCTGTCTAGCTTTCCAAATGTTAACGACAATTTGCCGAG AATTTCTGACATGGGTTCTGGAAGCGATTACGCACCGTTTATCAAACAAGTTGGCCTACCATGTCTTGATATACGGTACACATACAACTCG AACAAATACAAGATATCCTCTTACCCACTTTATCATTCAAAATACGAAACTTTCAAAGTGTTGGATGAGATTATGGACCGCGGATTCAAG CACCATCGAGCAGTGGGACAAACATGGTCTGAGATAGCACGAAGCCTTGCCGACTCCTTAATCATTCCTTTCAAAGTTCAGGACTACGCTGACAAACTGGATAACCTCGTCAAACAACTCGACGCTGATTTTGGAGACTTGATGCGAAGAAACGGCATTCAATTCG aaTTACTTCACAACGTTTCACGTCTTTTCACATCAGAGACGGCTGCGTTTCAAAAATCTGTGGACTCTGTAGACAAGAGAGA TCCATTTGCAATTCGGAAAATCAACGACCAGCTTCTACAACTGGAGCGAGCGTTCACCGATCCCCTAGGTCTACCGGGGCGCCCCCTAGCCAG GCACGTTCTGTTTGCGGAGAGCAGTGTCAATACATACGCTGGAAGCAGTTTTCCAGGGCTGGCTGATGGTATGTTTGAGATTGAGGGAAGTTCAGATGAGCAGAGCAGATGGAACATTGTTGAGAAACATTTTACTGTGATTCTTCATACAATTGAGTCCGCCGCCTCCACACTCCGTGACGTCTCCAAGTTCATGCCTTGA